One window from the genome of Eucalyptus grandis isolate ANBG69807.140 chromosome 7, ASM1654582v1, whole genome shotgun sequence encodes:
- the LOC104452455 gene encoding zinc-finger homeodomain protein 4, whose product MELPSQDTDIPIPINSSFGGGHGGHLIHQPQQHDPSSAIASHNNHINLPRIPSNGPPPQPPPPPPPLEEPQPQHQHVMPYKKVVVKYKECLKNHAAAMGGTAMDGCGEFMPSGEEGTIEALTCSACNCHRNFHRKEVEGGGDDHEHQWYNQTPPHNLLNKAGRKFILGHQIHPKNVNVLGGHEPPHHHHHGLVYPTAAGTLISSRAPPQLHHQMIIPYSIGAHSHSGPSESDDQEDGGGSGGGGGAGAIRAPHHQAVKKRFRTKFTQEQKEKMFSFAEKVGWKIQKQEESVVQQFCQEIGVKRRVLKVWMHNNKHNLAKKNPSDNNTPSSLN is encoded by the coding sequence atggaGCTTCCAAGTCAAGATACGGACATCCCAATCCCCATAAACAGCAGCTTTGGCGGGGGTCATGGAGGCCACTTGATTCATCAACCACAACAACATGACCCTTCTTCTGCAATCGCATCACACAACAACCACATCAACCTCCCTCGCATCCCCTCCAATGGCCCTCCTCCAcaaccaccgccaccaccacctcctctgGAGGAGCCTCAGCCTCAGCACCAGCACGTGATGCCCTACAAGAAGGTGGTGGTCAAGTACAAAGAGTGCCTCAAGAACCATGCAGCCGCCATGGGAGGGACTGCCATGGACGGGTGCGGCGAGTTCATGCCCAGCGGAGAGGAAGGCACCATCGAAGCCCTCACCTGCTCAGCCTGTAACTGCCACAGGAACTTCCACAGGAAAGAAGTTGAAGGTGGGGGTGATGATCACGAACATCAATGGTACAACCAGACCCCACCACACAATCTGCTGAACAAGGCTGGGAGGAAATTTATCCTGGGCCACCAGATCCACCCCAAGAATGTCAATGTGCTGGGTGGCCACGAGccgcctcatcatcatcatcatgggtTAGTCTACCCTACAGCTGCAGGCACTCTCATCTCCTCAAGAGCACCTCCACAGCTCCACCACCAGATGATCATCCCTTACAGCATTGGCGCCCACTCCCACTCGGGCCCCTCGGAGTCCGATGACCAGGAGGAcggtggcggcagcggcggaggaggcggggCAGGGGCAATTCGGGCACCGCACCACCAGGCGGTGAAGAAGAGGTTCAGGACGAAGTTCACCCAGGAGCAGAAGGAGAAGATGTTCAGCTTCGCAGAGAAGGTGGGTTGGAAGATCCAGAAGCAGGAAGAGTCGGTGGTTCAGCAGTTCTGTCAAGAGATTGGAGTGAAGAGGAGAGTGCTCAAGGTGTGGATGCACAACAACAAGCACAACCTTGCCAAGAAGAACCCCTCCGATAATAACACACCCagttcattaaattaa
- the LOC104452456 gene encoding protein root UVB sensitive 6 isoform X1, with product MAPMKIKRPPSSSASQTLPSASSQEARLLVRETLRISANLASAPAPAPAPPPVAAEASRELAAAVGVGLAGEQFVGSSLRLICCEEIDGRRWQYVAEDEGSAPGRFRKGSFRAVGLQSPQSPADVDWISCNREFMSFVRSYVVPDGFPDSVTPSYVPYMTWRALKHFFGGAMGVFTTRTLLNSVGISKNTATSGAVAINWILKDGAGRVGKMLFARQGKKFDYDLKQLRISGDLLMELGAGLELATSTVPHLFLPLACAANVVKNVAAVTSTSTRTPIYKAFARGENIGDVTAKGECVGNLADLLGTGLSIMISKRNPSLVRTFALLSCGYIFSSYQEVKSVVLHTLNRARFSVAVDSFLKTGQVPSLREGNMKESIFTFPWLKERPIVLGPRFKDAFQDAGAYLAIAPLFEQEKYIVTYNPSKGKVFALLKEKAKPDDVLKAAYHAHVLLHFLHSSNKGWSSSETPQEPSYPSLAVSAANLEDRIAKSCEMVLASYGHFKSKAAEQGWVMSESLLNPGRARLC from the exons ATGGCGCCCATGAAGATCAAGAGGCCGCCCTCCAGCTCCGCTTCCCAGACACTCCCCTCCGCGTCCTCCCAGGAGGCCAGGCTTCTCGTCCGCGAGACCCTCCGCATCAGCGCCAACCTCGcctccgcccccgcccccgcccccgctcCTCCGCCGGTTGCGGCGGAGGCGAGCCGGGAATTGGCGGCCGCCGTCGGGGTCGGGCTCGCGGGGGAGCAATTCGTGGGGTCCAGCTTGCGGCTGATCTGCTGCGAGGAGATCGACGGGCGGAGGTGGCAGTACGTGGCCGAGGACGAGGGGTCCGCCCCCGGGAGGTTCAGGAAGGGGTCGTTCCGCGCCGTCGGCTTGCAGTCCCCTCAATCCCCTGCTGAC GTTGATTGGATAAGCTGTAATCGG GAGTTCATGTCATTTGTAAGATCCTATGTCGTGCCCGATGGTTTTCCTGATAGTGTCACCCCCTCATACGTGCCTTACATGACATGGAGAGCTTTAAAG CACTTCTTCGGTGGAGCAATGGGAGTTTTCACTACACGGACCCTTTTGAATTCTGTCGGAATTTCAAAAAACACGGCTACTTCTGGTGCCGTTGCTATTAACTGGATTCTCAAG GACGGTGCTGGACGTGTTGGGAAGATGCTTTTTGCAAGGCAAGGAAAGAAGTTTGATTATGATCTAAAGCAG TTGCGTATTTCGGGGGATCTTCTAATGGAATTAGGTGCTGGATTGGAGTTGGCAACTTCAACTGTGcctcatctttttcttcctttagcATGTGCTGCCAACGTAGTCAAG AATGTTGCTGCCGTAACATCAACATCTACCCGGACACCAATTTACAAAGCTTTTGctagaggagaaaatattggagaTGTTACTGCCAAGGGAGAATGTGTTGGCAATCTTGCGGACTTG TTGGGAACTGGCTTGAGTATTATGATCTCCAAAAGGAATCCCTCGTTGGTTAGAACATTTGCTCTTTTGTCATGTGGATATATCTTCAGCTCCTATCAGGAG GTGAAGTCCGTGGTTCTGCATACATTGAACCGTGCAAGATTCAGTGTGGCTGTGGATTCATTCCTCAAGACAG GTCAAGTCCCATCTTTGCGAGAAGGGAACATGAAAGAAAGTATATTTACCTTTCCATGGTTGAAGGAGAGACCGATTGTTCTTG GACCGAGATTCAAGGATGCCTTTCAGGATGCAGGTGCATATCTGGCCATAGCACCTTTGTTTGAG caagaaaaatatattgtcACTTACAATCCATCCAAGGGTAAAGTGTTTGCATTGCTGAAGGAAAAGGCAAAGCCAGATGACGTTCTTAAAGCAGCCTACCAT GCTCATGTGCTTCTGCATTTTCTACACTCATCAAACAAAGGCTGGTCATCTTCTGAGACTCCGCAAGAACCAAGTTACCCATCCCTTGCCGTATCAGCTGCCAACCTCGAGGATCGCATTGCCAAGTCTTGTGAGATGGTGTTGGCCTCTTATGGGCATTTTAAGAGTAAAGCAGCAGAACAG GGGTGGGTGATGTCTGAATCACTTCTTAATCCCGGTCGAGCTCGGTTGTGTTGA
- the LOC104452456 gene encoding protein root UVB sensitive 6 isoform X2, with protein sequence MAPMKIKRPPSSSASQTLPSASSQEARLLVRETLRISANLASAPAPAPAPPPVAAEASRELAAAVGVGLAGEQFVGSSLRLICCEEIDGRRWQYVAEDEGSAPGRFRKGSFRAVGLQSPQSPADEFMSFVRSYVVPDGFPDSVTPSYVPYMTWRALKHFFGGAMGVFTTRTLLNSVGISKNTATSGAVAINWILKDGAGRVGKMLFARQGKKFDYDLKQLRISGDLLMELGAGLELATSTVPHLFLPLACAANVVKNVAAVTSTSTRTPIYKAFARGENIGDVTAKGECVGNLADLLGTGLSIMISKRNPSLVRTFALLSCGYIFSSYQEVKSVVLHTLNRARFSVAVDSFLKTGQVPSLREGNMKESIFTFPWLKERPIVLGPRFKDAFQDAGAYLAIAPLFEQEKYIVTYNPSKGKVFALLKEKAKPDDVLKAAYHAHVLLHFLHSSNKGWSSSETPQEPSYPSLAVSAANLEDRIAKSCEMVLASYGHFKSKAAEQGWVMSESLLNPGRARLC encoded by the exons ATGGCGCCCATGAAGATCAAGAGGCCGCCCTCCAGCTCCGCTTCCCAGACACTCCCCTCCGCGTCCTCCCAGGAGGCCAGGCTTCTCGTCCGCGAGACCCTCCGCATCAGCGCCAACCTCGcctccgcccccgcccccgcccccgctcCTCCGCCGGTTGCGGCGGAGGCGAGCCGGGAATTGGCGGCCGCCGTCGGGGTCGGGCTCGCGGGGGAGCAATTCGTGGGGTCCAGCTTGCGGCTGATCTGCTGCGAGGAGATCGACGGGCGGAGGTGGCAGTACGTGGCCGAGGACGAGGGGTCCGCCCCCGGGAGGTTCAGGAAGGGGTCGTTCCGCGCCGTCGGCTTGCAGTCCCCTCAATCCCCTGCTGAC GAGTTCATGTCATTTGTAAGATCCTATGTCGTGCCCGATGGTTTTCCTGATAGTGTCACCCCCTCATACGTGCCTTACATGACATGGAGAGCTTTAAAG CACTTCTTCGGTGGAGCAATGGGAGTTTTCACTACACGGACCCTTTTGAATTCTGTCGGAATTTCAAAAAACACGGCTACTTCTGGTGCCGTTGCTATTAACTGGATTCTCAAG GACGGTGCTGGACGTGTTGGGAAGATGCTTTTTGCAAGGCAAGGAAAGAAGTTTGATTATGATCTAAAGCAG TTGCGTATTTCGGGGGATCTTCTAATGGAATTAGGTGCTGGATTGGAGTTGGCAACTTCAACTGTGcctcatctttttcttcctttagcATGTGCTGCCAACGTAGTCAAG AATGTTGCTGCCGTAACATCAACATCTACCCGGACACCAATTTACAAAGCTTTTGctagaggagaaaatattggagaTGTTACTGCCAAGGGAGAATGTGTTGGCAATCTTGCGGACTTG TTGGGAACTGGCTTGAGTATTATGATCTCCAAAAGGAATCCCTCGTTGGTTAGAACATTTGCTCTTTTGTCATGTGGATATATCTTCAGCTCCTATCAGGAG GTGAAGTCCGTGGTTCTGCATACATTGAACCGTGCAAGATTCAGTGTGGCTGTGGATTCATTCCTCAAGACAG GTCAAGTCCCATCTTTGCGAGAAGGGAACATGAAAGAAAGTATATTTACCTTTCCATGGTTGAAGGAGAGACCGATTGTTCTTG GACCGAGATTCAAGGATGCCTTTCAGGATGCAGGTGCATATCTGGCCATAGCACCTTTGTTTGAG caagaaaaatatattgtcACTTACAATCCATCCAAGGGTAAAGTGTTTGCATTGCTGAAGGAAAAGGCAAAGCCAGATGACGTTCTTAAAGCAGCCTACCAT GCTCATGTGCTTCTGCATTTTCTACACTCATCAAACAAAGGCTGGTCATCTTCTGAGACTCCGCAAGAACCAAGTTACCCATCCCTTGCCGTATCAGCTGCCAACCTCGAGGATCGCATTGCCAAGTCTTGTGAGATGGTGTTGGCCTCTTATGGGCATTTTAAGAGTAAAGCAGCAGAACAG GGGTGGGTGATGTCTGAATCACTTCTTAATCCCGGTCGAGCTCGGTTGTGTTGA
- the LOC104452457 gene encoding uncharacterized protein LOC104452457: protein METADKAEEPIYTRSPKVAGTVNWGTATVVGVFAGMLYGGGKEAAASVSKDAEVMLKLGSTPDKREQYRLMRDAMEKRFIRVTRGSIIGGVRLGVFTAAFYGLQNLLAEKRGVHDVFNIAGAGSATAATFGLILPGSLKWRARNVALGAALGAAVCFPLGWLHLKLVEKANEGSLAASRDMDQREGARSGVGAAIDRLEGNLSK, encoded by the exons ATGGAAACTGCCGACAAAGCCGAAGAACCCATCTACACC CGTTCTCCGAAGGTGGCTGGAACAGTCAACTGGGGTACTGCGACTGTTGTTGGAGTGTTTGCTGGCATGTTATATGGAGGTGGCAAGGAGGCAGCTGCTTCTGTT AGCAAGGATGCTGAAGTCATGTTAAAACTTGGGAGCACACCCGACAAGCGTGAGCAGTATCGACTAATGAGGGATGCAATGGAGAAAAGGTTCATTCGAGTTACACGTGGCTCCATCATTGGTGGAGTGCGCCTCGGGGTGTTTACTGCTGCATTTTATGGGTTGCAAAATCTGCTAGCTGAGAAACGAGGAGTTCATGATGTTTTTAACATAGCTGGAGCTGGTTCGGCCACTGCTGCGACCTTTGGTTTGATCT TACCAGGATCACTAAAGTGGCGTGCGAGGAATGTTGCTCTTGGTGCCGCTCTTGGGGCTGCAGTTTGCTTTCCACTTG gttggctccatttgaagctgGTGGAGAAAGCAAATGAAGGGAGTTTGGCTGCTTCCCGTGATATGGATCAAAGGGAAGGGGCAAGGAGTGGTGTCGGGGCTGCAATTGATAGGCTTGAAGGGAACTTGAGCAAATAA